In Heptranchias perlo isolate sHepPer1 unplaced genomic scaffold, sHepPer1.hap1 HAP1_SCAFFOLD_840, whole genome shotgun sequence, a single window of DNA contains:
- the LOC137319411 gene encoding protein IWS1 homolog isoform X1, whose protein sequence is MWGWGGAVPRRSGSGSKEEAVLRRSGSGSKEVAVPRRSGSGSKKVDVLRRSGSGSKEVAVPRRSGSGSKEVAVLRRSGSGSKEVAVLRRSGSGSKEVAVLRRSGSGSKEVAVLRRSGSGSKEVAVLRRSGSGSKEVAVLRRSGSGSKEVAVLRRSGSGSKEVAVLRRSRSGSKEVAVLRRSGSGSKEVAVLRRSGSGSKEVAVLRRSGSGFKEVAVLRRSGSGSKEVAVLRRSGSGSKEVAVLRRSGSGSKEVAVLRRSGSGSKEVAVLRRSGSGSKEVAVLRRSGSGFKEEAVLRRSGSGFKEEAVLRRSGSGSKEVAVLRRSGSGSKEVAVLRRSGSGSKEEAVLRRSGSGSKEVAVLRRSGSGSKEVAVLRRSGSGSKEVAVLRRSGSGFKEEAVLRRSGSGFKEEAVLGPTRPALECSLYVF, encoded by the exons atgtgggggtgggggggtgctgtcCCGCGGAGATCGGGGAGCGGGTCCAAGGAGGAGGCCGTGCTGCGGAGATCGGGGAGCGGGTCCAAGGAGGTGGCCGTCCCGCGGAGATCGGGGAGTGGGTCTAAGAAGGTGGACGTGCTGCGGAGATCGGGGAGTGGGTCTAAGGAGGTGGCCGTCCCGCGGAGATCGGGGAGTGGGTCTAAGGAGGTGGCCGTGCTGCGGAGATCGGGGAGTGGGTCCAAGGAGGTGGCCGTGCTGCGGAGATCGGGGAGTGGGTCTAAGGAGGTGGCCGTGCTGCGGAGATCGGGGAGTGGGTCTAAGGAGGTGGCCGTGCTGCGGAGATCGGGGAGTGGGTCTAAGGAGGTGGCCGTGCTGCGGAGATCGGGGAGTGGGTCTAAGGAGGTGGCCGTGCTGCGGAGATCGGGGAGTGGGTCTAAGGAGGTGGCCGTGCTGCGGAGATCGGGGAGTGGGTCTAAGGAGGTGGCCGTGCTGCGGAGATCGAGGAGTGGGTCTAAGGAGGTGGCCGTGCTGCGGAGATCGGGGAGTGGGTCTAAGGAGGTGGCCGTCCTGCGGAGATCGGGGAGTGGGTCCAAGGAGGTGGCCGTCCTGCGGAGATCGGGGAGTGGGTTTAAGGAGGTGGCCGTCCTGCGGAGATCGGGGAGTGGGTCTAAGGAGGTGGCCGTCCTGCGGAGATCGGGGAGTGGGTCGAAGGAGGTGGCCGTCCTGCGGAGATCGGGGAGTGGGTCTAAGGAGGTGGCCGTGCTGCGGAGATCGGGGAGTGGGTCTAAGGAGGTGGCCGTGCTGCGGAGATCGGGGAGTGGGTCTAAGGAGGTGGCCGTGCTGCGGAGATCGGggagtgggtttaaggaggaggccGTGCTGCGGAGATCGGggagtgggtttaaggaggaggccGTCCTGCGGAGATCGGGGAGTGGGTCTAAGGAGGTGGCCGTCCTGCGGAGATCGGGGAGTGGGTCTAAGGAGGTGGCCGTCCTGCGGAGATCGGGGAGTGGGTCTAAGGAG gaggccGTCCTGCGGAGATCGGGGAGTGGGTCTAAGGAGGTGGCCGTCCTGCGGAGATCGGGGAGTGGGTCCAAGGAGGTGGCCGTCCTGCGGAGATCGGGGAGTGGGTCCAAGGAGGTGGCCGTCCTGCGGAGATCGGggagtgggtttaaggaggaggccGTGCTGCGGAGATCGGggagtgggtttaaggaggaggccGTGCTTGGCCCCACTAGACCAGCGTTAGAATGCAGCCTGTATGTTTTCTAG
- the LOC137319411 gene encoding protein IWS1 homolog isoform X3, translated as MWGWGGAVPRRSGSGSKEEAVLRRSGSGSKEVAVPRRSGSGSKKVDVLRRSGSGSKEVAVPRRSGSGSKEVAVLRRSGSGSKEVAVLRRSGSGSKEVAVLRRSGSGSKEVAVLRRSGSGSKEVAVLRRSGSGSKEVAVLRRSGSGSKEVAVLRRSGSGSKEVAVLRRSGSGFKEVAVLRRSGSGSKEVAVLRRSGSGSKEVAVLRRSGSGSKEVAVLRRSGSGSKEVAVLRRSGSGSKEVAVLRRSGSGFKEEAVLRRSGSGFKEEAVLRRSGSGSKEVAVLRRSGSGSKEVAVLRRSGSGSKEVAVLRRSRSGFKEEAVLRRSGSGSKEVAVLRRSGSGSKEVAVLRRSGSGSKEVAVLRRSGSGFKEEAVLRRSGSGFKEEAVLGPTRPALECSLYVF; from the exons atgtgggggtgggggggtgctgtcCCGCGGAGATCGGGGAGCGGGTCCAAGGAGGAGGCCGTGCTGCGGAGATCGGGGAGCGGGTCCAAGGAGGTGGCCGTCCCGCGGAGATCGGGGAGTGGGTCTAAGAAGGTGGACGTGCTGCGGAGATCGGGGAGTGGGTCTAAGGAGGTGGCCGTCCCGCGGAGATCGGGGAGTGGGTCTAAGGAGGTGGCCGTGCTGCGGAGATCGGGGAGTGGGTCCAAGGAGGTGGCCGTGCTGCGGAGATCGGGGAGTGGGTCTAAGGAGGTGGCCGTGCTGCGGAGATCGGGGAGTGGGTCTAAGGAGGTGGCCGTGCTGCGGAGATCGGGGAGTGGGTCTAAGGAGGTGGCCGTGCTGCGGAGATCGGGGAGTGGGTCTAAGGAGGTGGCCGTGCTGCGGAGATCGGGGAGTGGGTCTAAGGAGGTGGCCGTGCTGCGGAGATCGGGGAGTGGGTCTAAGGAG GTGGCCGTCCTGCGGAGATCGGGGAGTGGGTTTAAGGAGGTGGCCGTCCTGCGGAGATCGGGGAGTGGGTCTAAGGAGGTGGCCGTCCTGCGGAGATCGGGGAGTGGGTCGAAGGAGGTGGCCGTCCTGCGGAGATCGGGGAGTGGGTCTAAGGAGGTGGCCGTGCTGCGGAGATCGGGGAGTGGGTCTAAGGAGGTGGCCGTGCTGCGGAGATCGGGGAGTGGGTCTAAGGAGGTGGCCGTGCTGCGGAGATCGGggagtgggtttaaggaggaggccGTGCTGCGGAGATCGGggagtgggtttaaggaggaggccGTCCTGCGGAGATCGGGGAGTGGGTCTAAGGAGGTGGCCGTCCTGCGGAGATCGGGGAGTGGGTCTAAGGAGGTGGCCGTCCTGCGGAGATCGGGGAGTGGGTCTAAGGAGGTGGCCGTGCTGCGGAGATCGAggagtgggtttaaggaggaggccGTCCTGCGGAGATCGGGGAGTGGGTCTAAGGAGGTGGCCGTCCTGCGGAGATCGGGGAGTGGGTCCAAGGAGGTGGCCGTCCTGCGGAGATCGGGGAGTGGGTCCAAGGAGGTGGCCGTCCTGCGGAGATCGGggagtgggtttaaggaggaggccGTGCTGCGGAGATCGGggagtgggtttaaggaggaggccGTGCTTGGCCCCACTAGACCAGCGTTAGAATGCAGCCTGTATGTTTTCTAG
- the LOC137319411 gene encoding protein IWS1 homolog isoform X2, whose amino-acid sequence MWGWGGAVPRRSGSGSKEEAVLRRSGSGSKEVAVPRRSGSGSKKVDVLRRSGSGSKEVAVPRRSGSGSKEVAVLRRSGSGSKEVAVLRRSGSGSKEVAVLRRSGSGSKEVAVLRRSGSGSKEVAVLRRSGSGSKEVAVLRRSGSGSKEVAVLRRSGSGSKEVAVLRRSRSGSKEVAVLRRSGSGFKEVAVLRRSGSGSKEVAVLRRSGSGSKEVAVLRRSGSGSKEVAVLRRSGSGSKEVAVLRRSGSGSKEVAVLRRSGSGFKEEAVLRRSGSGFKEEAVLRRSGSGSKEVAVLRRSGSGSKEVAVLRRSGSGSKEVAVLRRSRSGFKEEAVLRRSGSGSKEVAVLRRSGSGSKEVAVLRRSGSGSKEVAVLRRSGSGFKEEAVLRRSGSGFKEEAVLGPTRPALECSLYVF is encoded by the exons atgtgggggtgggggggtgctgtcCCGCGGAGATCGGGGAGCGGGTCCAAGGAGGAGGCCGTGCTGCGGAGATCGGGGAGCGGGTCCAAGGAGGTGGCCGTCCCGCGGAGATCGGGGAGTGGGTCTAAGAAGGTGGACGTGCTGCGGAGATCGGGGAGTGGGTCTAAGGAGGTGGCCGTCCCGCGGAGATCGGGGAGTGGGTCTAAGGAGGTGGCCGTGCTGCGGAGATCGGGGAGTGGGTCCAAGGAGGTGGCCGTGCTGCGGAGATCGGGGAGTGGGTCTAAGGAGGTGGCCGTGCTGCGGAGATCGGGGAGTGGGTCTAAGGAGGTGGCCGTGCTGCGGAGATCGGGGAGTGGGTCTAAGGAGGTGGCCGTGCTGCGGAGATCGGGGAGTGGGTCTAAGGAGGTGGCCGTGCTGCGGAGATCGGGGAGTGGGTCTAAGGAGGTGGCCGTGCTGCGGAGATCGGGGAGTGGGTCTAAGGAGGTGGCCGTGCTGCGGAGATCGAGGAGTGGGTCTAAGGAG GTGGCCGTCCTGCGGAGATCGGGGAGTGGGTTTAAGGAGGTGGCCGTCCTGCGGAGATCGGGGAGTGGGTCTAAGGAGGTGGCCGTCCTGCGGAGATCGGGGAGTGGGTCGAAGGAGGTGGCCGTCCTGCGGAGATCGGGGAGTGGGTCTAAGGAGGTGGCCGTGCTGCGGAGATCGGGGAGTGGGTCTAAGGAGGTGGCCGTGCTGCGGAGATCGGGGAGTGGGTCTAAGGAGGTGGCCGTGCTGCGGAGATCGGggagtgggtttaaggaggaggccGTGCTGCGGAGATCGGggagtgggtttaaggaggaggccGTCCTGCGGAGATCGGGGAGTGGGTCTAAGGAGGTGGCCGTCCTGCGGAGATCGGGGAGTGGGTCTAAGGAGGTGGCCGTCCTGCGGAGATCGGGGAGTGGGTCTAAGGAGGTGGCCGTGCTGCGGAGATCGAggagtgggtttaaggaggaggccGTCCTGCGGAGATCGGGGAGTGGGTCTAAGGAGGTGGCCGTCCTGCGGAGATCGGGGAGTGGGTCCAAGGAGGTGGCCGTCCTGCGGAGATCGGGGAGTGGGTCCAAGGAGGTGGCCGTCCTGCGGAGATCGGggagtgggtttaaggaggaggccGTGCTGCGGAGATCGGggagtgggtttaaggaggaggccGTGCTTGGCCCCACTAGACCAGCGTTAGAATGCAGCCTGTATGTTTTCTAG